Proteins encoded in a region of the Clostridium butyricum genome:
- a CDS encoding alpha/beta-type small acid-soluble spore protein: MSKSSALVPEAKQGLSKFKTEVASEMGVPFTEYNGNLSSKQCGSVGGEMVKRMVQQYESGIK; encoded by the coding sequence ATGTCAAAGAGTTCAGCATTAGTACCAGAAGCTAAACAAGGGTTATCAAAATTTAAAACTGAAGTAGCTAGTGAAATGGGTGTTCCATTTACAGAGTACAACGGTAATTTATCTTCAAAGCAATGCGGTAGCGTTGGTGGAGAAATGGTTAAGAGAATGGTACAACAATACGAATCTGGCATAAAATAA
- a CDS encoding response regulator — protein sequence MNKAQILVVEDDKAIRNLITTTLETKDYKFHIAEDGAKAILEALSYKPDVIILDLGLPDIDGVEIISKIRTWSNVPIIVVSARSDDSDKIEALDNGADDYLTKPFSVDELLARLRVALRRVNYNNEIKDSNGSTFLNGDLKIDYISRGVFIGEKEIHLTPIEYKLICLLAKNLGKVLTHNFILKEIWGNVLPNDTPSLRVFMATLRKKIEKTPSRPKYIQTHVGIGYRMIKIDNKTNDN from the coding sequence ATGAATAAAGCTCAGATACTTGTGGTTGAAGATGATAAAGCTATAAGAAATCTTATAACCACAACACTAGAAACTAAAGATTATAAATTTCATATTGCAGAAGATGGAGCAAAGGCAATATTAGAAGCATTATCATATAAGCCAGATGTAATAATACTAGATTTAGGACTTCCTGATATTGATGGAGTTGAAATAATAAGTAAAATCAGAACATGGTCTAATGTACCTATAATAGTTGTAAGTGCTAGAAGCGATGATAGCGATAAAATTGAAGCTCTTGATAATGGTGCTGATGATTATTTGACCAAGCCTTTTAGTGTTGATGAATTATTAGCTAGATTAAGGGTTGCTTTAAGGAGAGTAAATTATAATAATGAAATAAAAGATAGTAATGGAAGTACATTTTTAAATGGAGATTTAAAAATTGATTATATATCTAGAGGTGTTTTTATTGGTGAAAAAGAGATTCATTTAACACCTATAGAATATAAATTAATTTGTCTTTTAGCAAAAAACCTTGGGAAAGTACTTACACATAATTTTATTTTAAAAGAAATTTGGGGAAATGTCCTTCCAAATGATACTCCATCTTTAAGAGTATTTATGGCAACTCTTAGGAAAAAAATAGAAAAAACACCTTCTAGACCCAAATATATTCAGACACATGTAGGTATTGGATATAGAATGATTAAGATAGATAATAAAACAAATGATAATTAA